One window of Anaerotignum faecicola genomic DNA carries:
- a CDS encoding AAA family ATPase, which yields MKLLRITAEGLPLFKEKLDLSFYAQQRVAEEQKNILYPLFSNIYMNSATGFIGINASGKTSVLKVILLALDIINNEPINHIETRDILGDAKEVKLNMYFFSGKLNEICRLETIITSRKSKPEGTSYSILSESLWIKDVDEVTTRKGMLIFEGKEPAMVRSSQEDFLPDDVSIMIARNKKAKEHVCIVNLLKYTNENVLTFSEEIPSEVIMFLDPTIEKLHFDENENKTLIHLKFKDKEEILLNNPVELNNYLSSGTVKGMITFTLAQEVLQSGGYMVIDEVENHFNKEIVITLIRFFMDSKLNKNGGTLIFSTHYPELLDEYDRNDSIFITRNRNGITVENLSNILKRNDIKKSDAYQSGFLEGTTPTYEAYMRLKKSIALALM from the coding sequence ATGAAACTTCTTCGTATTACAGCGGAAGGGCTACCATTATTCAAGGAAAAACTGGATTTATCTTTTTATGCACAGCAGAGGGTCGCTGAAGAACAAAAGAATATTTTGTATCCATTATTTTCAAATATTTATATGAATTCTGCAACGGGGTTTATAGGTATCAATGCATCCGGAAAGACATCTGTTTTGAAGGTTATTTTGCTTGCTTTAGATATAATCAATAATGAGCCAATAAACCATATAGAGACTAGAGATATATTGGGTGATGCAAAAGAGGTCAAATTGAATATGTATTTCTTTTCTGGAAAGTTGAATGAAATCTGCCGATTGGAAACGATAATTACTTCCCGAAAAAGCAAGCCGGAAGGAACGAGTTACAGTATCCTTTCAGAATCTTTATGGATAAAAGACGTAGATGAGGTGACTACCCGTAAGGGGATGCTCATTTTTGAAGGTAAAGAGCCTGCAATGGTTAGAAGTAGTCAGGAGGACTTTTTGCCAGATGATGTAAGTATTATGATTGCCAGAAATAAGAAGGCGAAAGAGCATGTGTGTATTGTTAATCTCTTGAAATATACGAATGAAAATGTTCTTACATTCTCAGAAGAAATTCCGTCAGAAGTTATTATGTTCTTAGATCCGACGATTGAGAAGCTGCACTTTGATGAAAATGAAAATAAAACATTAATCCATTTGAAGTTCAAGGATAAGGAGGAAATTCTTCTTAATAATCCGGTAGAATTGAATAATTATCTTTCATCCGGTACAGTAAAAGGAATGATTACATTTACCTTGGCACAGGAAGTCTTACAAAGCGGCGGGTATATGGTTATAGATGAAGTGGAGAATCACTTTAATAAAGAAATTGTAATAACATTGATTCGGTTCTTCATGGATAGTAAACTGAATAAAAATGGTGGCACACTTATTTTCTCTACACATTATCCAGAGTTACTGGATGAATATGATCGCAACGACAGCATTTTTATCACTAGAAATCGTAATGGTATTACGGTGGAGAATCTATCAAATATATTGAAAAGAAACGATATTAAGAAAAGTGATGCATACCAGAGCGGTTTCCTTGAGGGAACAACTCCGACATATGAGGCTTATATGCGGTTAAAGAAGAGCATTGCCTTAGCACTTATGTAG
- a CDS encoding BlaI/MecI/CopY family transcriptional regulator, translating into MRFYDSEIKVLEVLWEHGELTAGQIAEILGKEDGWKRTTAYTVVQKCVDKGYIERKKPKFTCKALITKEEAQMSSVSEQIEKSYPSKIAFFKAYLNKDNLTNDEIKGLFQVIDDLKK; encoded by the coding sequence ATGAGGTTTTATGATTCGGAAATAAAGGTTTTAGAAGTTCTATGGGAGCATGGAGAACTTACCGCTGGGCAAATTGCGGAAATTTTAGGAAAAGAAGATGGGTGGAAAAGAACAACTGCTTATACAGTGGTTCAGAAATGTGTTGATAAAGGCTATATTGAAAGGAAAAAACCGAAATTTACCTGTAAGGCTTTAATCACAAAAGAAGAAGCACAAATGAGCAGTGTTTCTGAACAGATTGAAAAATCTTATCCTTCCAAAATTGCTTTTTTTAAGGCGTATTTAAATAAAGATAATTTGACAAATGATGAGATTAAAGGCTTGTTTCAGGTAATAGATGATTTAAAGAAATAA
- a CDS encoding ATP-binding protein, producing the protein MVNLLDIFPLTFEEFLEATDAPLFAYYEDIHKEQQIEEIFHNRLLEAYNNYLIIGGMPECVSSWLKHKDPAKIAQIQRELIEVYENDFSKHNGKVNSGRILMVFRSIVTQLAKSNEKFMYGAVKEGARARDFEEAIEWLVSAGMLNRIYNVSKLEHPLSAFDKLDQFKLFLFDTGLLKQMAGIDNSAILLKSTYQFKGQLTENYVLQQLRGQFDVMPRYFSSRNGEIDFVLQYGMDIIPVETKGGEDKSAPTFKKYVADNHPQYAVRFSKMGYRKDGNITNIPLYLVGKTKELLGG; encoded by the coding sequence ATGGTAAATTTATTAGATATTTTTCCTTTGACATTTGAGGAGTTCTTGGAGGCAACAGATGCACCCTTATTTGCTTATTATGAGGATATCCATAAGGAACAGCAGATAGAAGAAATCTTTCATAATAGACTGTTGGAAGCTTATAACAATTATCTTATTATAGGGGGAATGCCTGAATGTGTTTCTTCTTGGTTAAAGCATAAAGACCCGGCTAAAATTGCTCAAATTCAACGTGAACTGATCGAGGTATACGAAAACGATTTTTCTAAACACAATGGTAAGGTGAATAGCGGACGAATCCTTATGGTTTTTCGCAGTATTGTAACGCAGCTTGCAAAGTCAAATGAAAAATTCATGTATGGAGCAGTGAAAGAAGGGGCAAGAGCCAGAGATTTTGAAGAAGCAATAGAATGGCTTGTTTCTGCAGGTATGCTAAACCGGATATATAATGTTTCTAAGCTGGAGCATCCGCTCTCTGCCTTTGATAAGTTAGACCAATTTAAATTATTTTTATTTGATACCGGATTGTTAAAGCAGATGGCGGGCATTGATAACAGTGCAATCCTGTTAAAGTCAACCTATCAGTTCAAAGGCCAGCTGACGGAAAATTATGTTTTGCAGCAGCTTAGGGGGCAGTTTGATGTAATGCCGAGATACTTTTCAAGCAGAAATGGGGAAATTGATTTTGTGCTACAGTACGGTATGGATATTATTCCTGTTGAAACAAAAGGCGGTGAGGATAAATCGGCACCGACCTTCAAAAAATATGTTGCAGACAATCACCCCCAATATGCAGTCAGATTTTCAAAAATGGGATATAGAAAGGACGGTAATATTACCAATATTCCATTATATCTAGTCGGAAAGACCAAGGAGCTTTTAGGGGGGTAG
- a CDS encoding stalk domain-containing protein, whose amino-acid sequence MKKKRMVTALLTTAMVFGAVPTAFAADNITVTVDGQKVSFGDQQPVNINGRVMVPVRAVAEKMGWDVEWFTYYGNTVVDGQFQQEHDIVLKNIVKKSDTYWAGYQTNINIEHQTRSSRIDGKTPYQTKEAPVTVPIATINGRTLLGIRDIAECTYSDIKWDSASQTVQITTKPVEQFPKYSDVLEYANIREGDTKRLQTESEEVNLKDKEKQQETTQMDESNYADEVIRLVNEEREKVSVSSLALDSTLAKAAQIRAKEITQAWGHTRPNGKDFRTVVYEVDNSYETKSISENISSWYSPETAVNGWMNSTKGHKENMLNTKWKYAGVGHEGSHWVIMFSD is encoded by the coding sequence ATGAAGAAGAAAAGAATGGTGACTGCACTGCTGACAACGGCAATGGTATTCGGTGCTGTTCCGACAGCTTTTGCAGCTGATAACATCACTGTAACGGTAGATGGCCAAAAAGTAAGTTTTGGTGATCAGCAGCCTGTGAATATCAATGGGCGTGTTATGGTTCCGGTAAGAGCAGTGGCAGAAAAAATGGGCTGGGATGTTGAATGGTTCACTTATTACGGTAATACAGTAGTAGATGGACAGTTTCAGCAGGAACACGATATTGTCTTAAAAAATATCGTTAAAAAATCTGATACTTATTGGGCAGGCTATCAAACCAATATCAATATTGAGCATCAAACCAGAAGCAGCCGTATTGATGGAAAAACTCCCTATCAAACCAAAGAAGCTCCTGTGACAGTTCCGATTGCTACAATTAACGGCAGAACCTTACTTGGTATCAGAGATATTGCTGAATGCACTTATTCTGATATTAAATGGGATAGTGCATCGCAAACTGTTCAAATTACAACAAAGCCTGTAGAACAGTTCCCGAAATACAGTGATGTGCTGGAATATGCTAATATCCGAGAAGGTGATACAAAAAGATTGCAAACTGAATCGGAAGAAGTAAATTTGAAAGATAAAGAAAAACAACAAGAAACCACTCAGATGGATGAAAGCAACTATGCCGACGAAGTAATTCGTTTGGTTAACGAGGAACGTGAAAAAGTTAGTGTTTCTTCTCTTGCATTAGATTCTACATTAGCAAAGGCAGCACAAATTAGAGCAAAAGAAATTACACAAGCATGGGGGCATACAAGACCGAACGGAAAAGATTTTAGAACAGTCGTATATGAAGTAGATAATTCTTATGAAACAAAGTCAATTTCTGAAAATATTAGTAGTTGGTATAGTCCAGAAACAGCAGTTAATGGATGGATGAATTCTACTAAAGGGCATAAGGAAAATATGTTAAATACAAAATGGAAATATGCAGGCGTAGGCCATGAAGGTTCTCATTGGGTTATTATGTTTTCCGACTAA
- a CDS encoding IS256 family transposase produces MARRKRMSEGKKNIIAALLQEYDIQSAEDIQDALKDLLGDTIKEMMEAEMDEHLGYESYERSENPNSRNGYKQKQIRSKYGETTLSVPQDRDSTFELKIVKKRQKDISAIDDKIISMYAKGMTTRQISEMIEDIYGFEVSEGMVSDITDRLLPEIEEWQNRPLAEVYPILFIDAVHFSVKDNNVIRKLAAYVILGINHEGKKEVLTIQVGENESSKYWLTVLNELKNRGVKDILILCADGLTGIKEAINAAFPKTEYQRCIVHQVRNTLKYVPDKDRKAFAADLKTIYQAADEKKALAALEHVTEKWTPKYPNSMKRWKDNWDAISQIFKFSATVRKVIYTTNAIESLNSTYRKLNRQRSVFPSDTALLKALYLATFEATKKWTSTIRNWAQVYGELSIMYEGRLPE; encoded by the coding sequence ATGGCAAGAAGAAAAAGAATGTCCGAGGGTAAGAAAAACATTATTGCAGCACTTCTGCAGGAATACGATATCCAGTCAGCAGAGGATATCCAGGACGCTCTCAAAGATCTGCTGGGCGATACCATCAAAGAAATGATGGAAGCTGAAATGGATGAACACCTGGGTTATGAGTCCTATGAACGCTCTGAAAATCCCAATTCCAGAAATGGATATAAACAAAAACAGATTCGCAGTAAATATGGCGAAACCACACTGAGTGTTCCGCAGGACCGCGACAGTACATTTGAACTTAAAATCGTCAAGAAACGTCAGAAAGACATCTCTGCAATCGATGATAAGATCATTTCTATGTATGCCAAAGGCATGACAACACGCCAGATTTCTGAGATGATTGAAGATATTTATGGTTTTGAAGTCAGCGAAGGCATGGTTTCTGATATCACAGATCGTCTTTTGCCGGAAATAGAAGAATGGCAGAACAGACCTCTGGCAGAAGTGTATCCGATTCTTTTTATCGATGCCGTCCACTTTTCGGTGAAAGATAATAACGTTATCCGTAAGCTTGCCGCATATGTGATCCTAGGCATCAATCACGAAGGCAAAAAAGAAGTGTTGACCATTCAGGTTGGCGAAAATGAGAGCAGCAAATATTGGCTGACAGTACTGAATGAGCTGAAAAACAGAGGTGTGAAAGATATCCTGATTCTTTGTGCTGATGGTCTTACAGGAATCAAAGAAGCTATCAATGCTGCCTTCCCTAAGACCGAATATCAGCGCTGTATCGTACACCAGGTAAGAAACACTCTGAAATATGTCCCTGACAAGGATAGGAAAGCATTTGCAGCGGATTTGAAAACGATTTATCAGGCGGCAGACGAGAAAAAGGCATTGGCAGCATTAGAACATGTGACCGAAAAATGGACTCCCAAATATCCGAATTCCATGAAACGCTGGAAGGATAACTGGGATGCAATTTCTCAGATTTTCAAATTTTCGGCAACGGTCCGGAAGGTCATTTACACGACAAATGCGATAGAATCACTGAATTCCACCTATCGGAAACTGAATCGCCAGAGAAGCGTATTTCCAAGCGATACAGCCCTTTTAAAGGCACTGTATCTTGCCACGTTTGAAGCTACGAAGAAATGGACCAGTACGATCCGGAACTGGGCACAGGTGTATGGTGAACTGAGTATTATGTACGAAGGACGCCTCCCGGAGTAA
- a CDS encoding M56 family metallopeptidase → MSFLYMSFSASCIVLFTVILRGLFKRFLPIELFCGLWWLAMLRALVPFSIKSNYSIYNAKIALEGGVRQILNLTLSEREQTEWIISIGLIVCTVLIIFISVFFARYFLKMHKYCNDIAENSALIQNLGMEEVFESIKFPVRRIKIKTSAVLDTPVSYGFLNPVIIMPKDLNINDKETLQCILLHECIHIKYMHYLWKIISVVVVCIHWFNPCMWLLYWYMDKDTEIFCDKKVIQILHEDKREMYARTLVNMALWQNESKILANNFIKKSMLKERIVMIMKFKKTSLVMTLASLFIFSSAATAFATTGVSVAMNDSNNDQIQVIEVSDDEICLMSDEAVALDLSYEELEPYINTNSTQRATKSIYIKDYKYKSKTPSPASLKVSMEQDGYTYTGTLTYSYGEKTASGTYVGYYCGYLYR, encoded by the coding sequence ATGAGTTTTTTATATATGAGTTTTTCGGCAAGTTGTATTGTATTGTTTACAGTTATTTTAAGGGGGCTTTTTAAAAGATTTTTGCCAATAGAATTATTCTGCGGACTATGGTGGTTGGCAATGCTCAGAGCCTTAGTGCCATTCTCAATTAAATCTAACTATAGTATTTACAATGCGAAAATAGCATTAGAAGGTGGCGTAAGGCAAATTTTAAATCTTACACTCTCGGAGAGAGAACAAACAGAGTGGATAATTTCCATAGGGTTAATAGTTTGTACGGTACTTATAATTTTTATTTCAGTATTTTTTGCAAGATATTTTTTAAAAATGCACAAATACTGTAATGATATTGCAGAAAATTCTGCTTTGATACAGAACTTAGGGATGGAAGAAGTTTTTGAAAGCATAAAATTTCCTGTAAGAAGGATAAAAATAAAGACTTCTGCTGTTTTAGATACGCCTGTATCTTATGGCTTTCTGAACCCGGTTATTATAATGCCTAAAGATTTAAATATAAATGATAAGGAAACTCTACAGTGTATTTTATTGCATGAGTGTATTCACATCAAATATATGCACTATCTGTGGAAAATTATATCGGTAGTTGTTGTTTGTATACATTGGTTCAATCCATGTATGTGGCTGCTGTATTGGTATATGGATAAGGATACAGAGATTTTTTGCGATAAAAAGGTCATTCAAATCTTACATGAGGATAAAAGAGAAATGTACGCCAGAACGCTTGTAAATATGGCACTTTGGCAGAACGAAAGTAAGATTTTGGCAAATAATTTTATTAAAAAAAGTATGTTAAAAGAAAGGATTGTAATGATTATGAAATTTAAAAAGACTTCCCTGGTAATGACATTGGCATCCCTGTTTATTTTTTCAAGTGCTGCAACAGCTTTTGCTACAACAGGAGTATCTGTTGCAATGAATGATAGCAATAACGATCAAATACAGGTAATAGAGGTGTCTGACGATGAAATTTGCTTGATGAGTGATGAAGCTGTTGCTCTGGATCTTTCCTATGAGGAATTAGAGCCATATATAAATACGAATAGTACTCAAAGAGCTACAAAATCTATTTATATTAAAGATTACAAATACAAATCTAAAACACCTTCTCCTGCCAGCCTGAAGGTATCTATGGAGCAGGATGGGTATACATATACAGGAACATTAACCTATTCGTATGGAGAAAAGACAGCCAGTGGAACTTATGTGGGTTATTATTGCGGATATTTATATAGATAA